The segment ATCCGACATGGTGTCATCGGGCGAACGGATCACGCCGGACGACAGGAACAGCCCCTCAATGTAGTTGCGCCGGTAGAATTCGATGGTCAGCTTGACCACCTCGTCCACACTGAACCGTGCACGGCTGACATTCGAAGACACCCGATTGATGCAATAGCTGCAATCGTAAATGCAGAAATTGGTCATCAGGATTTTCAGCAGGCTGATGCACCGCCCGTCGGGGGCATAGGCGTGGCATATCCCCGATCCGTCGTTGGACCCCAACCCTTTGCCATCACGTGAGTCCCGTTTGCTGGACCCCGAAGAGGCGCAGGAAGCGTCATATTTTGCAGCGTCACTGAGAATCGCAAGTTTTTGATTTAAAGTTTTCTGAACCATACGTTCACTATATGTTCTCACCCAGAAACTTCCAAGGACTAGCCGGAACAGATTGGCGGTTTTCTGCGCGCACCGCTTGCGAAACCATCGGGGCGCCCGGTCGCCGGGCAGGGGCGGGCGGTGCTACTGGCTGCGCGGTGCGCTGCGAAAACATCTGTCTGCCACACCAGCGGCCCATCTGTTGGTGGAGGCACCGAAACAATCGTGCAGAGAATCCGCTGCAATCACACTGCCCAAGGCAAGCCGGCCCAACATTGAAAAACCGCCCTGCGGGGCATGGTCACGATCAAGCAATTGCCCTTCCGGCAGGGTATGTGCACCCAGACCCTCGGCGATGGGGTGGATCATTCCCGCCTCAACGCAGCCACGCACCAAGGGGTCACTGACCTGAGCAAGGTCGGGACTTGGAAGAACCGCGTCCACCATCACGGATGCCAGCATGCCGTCATCGCCTTCAATCAGGTGCCAGCCTTTTGAGGTCAGCAGGACGGCAGGGTCCGCGACCGTGCACAGGCTGACCATGCCCATGTCGATCAGGATCAACAATTCCTGCGCCGCCGACACAGGGGGGCCATAGCTGTAGCGTTTTAACCCTTCGTCAAAGCCCACCAGCGCTGCAGCCGTGGGCGTTTTGTGACGTACCGCGTTAACACCCCTGCGCAGTTCGTTTTGCCATTTGCGCCAGAGTTGTCCGATTGCATAGCCAATCGACGGTGGGACGCGGGCCTGCGCCATTTCTACACTAGACCTGAGCGCATCAAGCGCCACGGATGTTTCCTGAGCACCGGGTGTGTCGCATTCGACCTCCAGCCAATCCTCGACATCGCGTTGTGTTGCCGAGCTGTCGAGTGATCCCAAAATGCGCGTCGCGGGCGCGATGAGCGCCTGACAGAGCCGGGCAAGTGCGTCACGTGGTTCAAGATCAAGCGTATCTTTCAACGCTGTGGTGAACGCGCGGGTTTCTTCGGGGGTCGGATCGTATTGTGCATCCACTTTTGCTGTCGCAGGCTTGGCCGCGGGCGGGAAGCCGTCCAACGAAAAGGGCAGGATCCTGTGCGGTTCTTTACCGGATGCAATATAACTGCCGTTTTCGAACCGACCGCCAAGCCCCCAAGTCAACATGCGCAAGACATCAAGCGTCGAAAGCCCCAGCCCGCGGATGGCCACGGTTTGTCCCGCCCAGTCAGCGGCGCGTTCGATCAGCCGGTTTGCCGGATAGGCCGAGGTTAACGCGACCCCCTGCGCAGTGGCAAAATCGGTCCAACGCGCAAGTTGCGGGTCTGGTTCGGTTTGCGGCTGCCCTTGCGTAAGCAACACCTCGTCATAGGGACCATGTCGTTTGTCACCCGCTTGTAGCCACCACCCTGTCGCGCTCTGCGCTGCGCCGGTGATCAAGGTATCTGTGGTGGTGATAGTAAATTTTCCCTTACCGGCCTCGCACAGCGCTTTGAAGCGGGCATTCAGATAGGCCCCAAGGTCTGAGCGCGGTGGGTAGTCTTCGGGCTGGTAGGACGTCGACGACCATTCATCAAAGGGTTTGATCCGATCCGAAAGGATGCCCGGCGGGTCGATATCCAATGCGCGGATGGGGATGTTCAATATGCAATGGGGCGATTGGTCTGGATCGAAATTCGGGCCGGCCGCAGGCCATTCGAAGGGATCAAAAATGTCGATTGTGACGTCTGCGTTCTTTCGTTGGGCTTCGATCAGCAGCGCCTCAAGTGCACCAAGGCCACGTGGACCGAACCCGATCACGGCCAAACGACACTGCGGGATAGAAGGTGACGGCATTGTGTGATCCTAAATATCAAAGCGCGTGCACGGATACGCCCGACCCGCACGCCAAGGAGCGGGGGCGGCCCGTTCAAAAAGGCATGAGAAACCCAAAAGTAACGGTTCAACCCGCAAAGGCGCGAAATGTTCCGACTGCTTTGCGTTAAAGCGGGAAATGTGCGCGGGCGATAAGCCCTGCCGCGTTCCATTCCAGTGTCAGCGCACCGCCTACCGCTTCGATCAGGTCATTGATGATCCTTGATCCGCTTTGCCGTTCCGGTTCCACGACAGGGGGGCCGTCATTTTCCTGCCACGTCAGGCGCAGCATCTGATCCTCATCGTCAAGTGCGACGTCCCACGTCAGTTGGACCGTGCCTGTCGCAACGCCCAAAGCACCGTGTTTGATCGAGTTTGTCGCCAGCTCGTGTAGGCCAAGCGCAATGCAGGACAGCAATTGCGAGGGCAACACAACCTGCTCCCCTTCAAGACTGAATTGCGCTTTTCCCTTCGGCGCATAAGCGGCCAGAATAGTGGTGCCCAACTCGGCCATCTCGACATTCGCCATCTCGTCAAGCTGGCCCACGGTTTGCAGATGCGCATCGCTTAGGGCGCGCAGCCGTTCAACCACAACTCCGCTTAAAGTTCTCGTGTCATCCTCTTCACGCGCCGTCATTTCGATTACCACGGCCATGACATTCACAATATTGCGCAGCCGGTGGATCAGCTCTGCATCGGCCAGCGCCCGCGCGCGCTTTTCAGCTTCGCGTTTCTCGCTGACATCCAGTTGCGAGCCGAAAAAGTACATAACCTTGCCGTCATCATCCATGATCGGGCCAATTTGCAGGGCGTTCAGAAAACTGGATCCGTCCTTGCGGTAGTTCACGATCTCGACGGTTTCGACCTGTTGCGCATCGATGGCGCGGCGCACGGCGTTGACGCTTTCTGCTGTGGTGCCGGTTCCTTGTAGAAAACGACAGTTCTTGCCGATGACCTCGTCTTTGGAATAACCGGTCAGGGCCATGAATGCGTCATTCGCAAATACGATCGGATTGTCAGCGACGTTCGGATCGGAAATGCAAAGTGGAATGCGGGCATGGCGCACTGCCTGCGCAATTGCCCTGTCGTTTTTCAGATCCCAACGGGGTTTGCTTTTCAAGATTTCCAAATCAGTACCATCTTCTTTTGACCTTACCCATCGTGAGTGCCGTTTATGAGTAGTCAATCATTAAGACGCAGCGCTATGAGGTCTGGGAAGAATACACTGGATTTGTGAGGGCTGGCAACAGGTGCTCTGCGGCCAACCGCGCGGGGTCAGGCGGTCAGGTTGACCGTTACCTTTCCAAGGCCTGACATTTCGACCACGATTTCGCCTGCACCTTGCTTGAACAGGATTGGGCTGTGCGTACCGCAAAGCACCACCTGACCAGCCGCAAGCGTCAGACCACGCGCAGCAAGATGGTTCGCGATCCACGTGACCGCAGCCAGCGGATCTTGCGGCGCACCGCCGGTTACATCGTGGCGCACCTCACCGTCGATCGTGACAACCGTGTGCACTGTGCTGGCATCAAGCTGGTCCGGCGCAACGCCGTCAGTGCCGCAGACGGCGCCAACATTTGAAATATTCTGTGCGATGGCGTCCGGGATATGGGTGTTGGGCATGTCGGTTTTGCGCATGTCCAAAAGTTCGATCCCCGCAACGAAGCCGTCAATCGCGCTTGCCACCACTTCAGCCGAAAAGGGGGCATCTGCCGGATCAAGTGTGGTCTTGATCAGCGCTGCGATTTCGGGTTCGAAGGCAAATTCGATATAATCATCAGCGCGCAGGGAGGCCGTGTCGCTGTGGCGCTGGGCACTGAAAACGCGGCCGGTGGCGGGTTCATCCAACTTGAACCGCTCCATCAAGGCGGCAGAGTTTGCCGCGATCTTCCAGCCCCCGACCGCGCCTAAGTTGCCCGCGTAGAGCAAGCCGGATGTTACGATGTCCTGTATTTCATAGGCTTGTTCAACGCTGCGCGCAGGCGTGGTGCCATAGCCGTTGAACGGTGCGCCGGTTTTCAAGTCCTGTACGATCCTTTTGGCAACTTCCGCAGCATTCGTCATGTCAGCATCCTTTTGAAATCTTTGATCCAGCCCAAGCCTTCGGCTGTCGTTTTGAGGGGGATATATTCCGCGGAAACCGCACCGTCATACCCTGTGTCGCGCAGTGCTTCGAAAGCAGCGGCAAAGTTGATTGTCCCGGTGCCGGGTTCATGGCGCCCGCGCGTGTCGGCGAATTGAACATGGCCGATGCGCGCGCCCGCACGCCGGATCGCGGCCGGCAAATCGGGTTCGGTCAGAGCCATGTGATATAGGTCGAATTGCAAGGCGAGGTTGGGATGATCCACGGCATGCAAGACGGCCAAACCCTCATCCAGTCCCGATACGAAAAATCCAGGAACGTCGACGCGGTTGACGGGTTCCAGCATCACCTGAACGTCGATGTCGGCCATGACTTCTGCGGTGTAGATCAAGTTGCGTTCCAGCGTCGCAAGACTGTCCGCGTGCGGCGTGCCCTTGGCAGGGCGCCCCGACAGGACGTTGATCTTTTGTACGCCCAAAGCCCGCGCATTGGCGCGGCAGATTGCTACGGCAGCGTGGTAAGCGTCTTCCTGATCGGGCAGGCAGGCCAAGCCGACCGCATCGCCGGTACCGCGCGGTACGTTAATCAGCGTGACGGGCATATCGCATCGCAGAGACGCGGCCTTGATCTCTTCAAGTGCGCCGGTTTCGGGGAATTGAATTTCCACACCCGCAAAACCGGCATCCCGTGCGGCCTGCACACGCTGCGGCATGGGGACTTCTTGAAACATCATCGACAGGTTGGCGATCAAGTGCATCTGCGGCCCCTCAAATTCATCGTTGACAGAAAACGGCATAAAGTGATTTGGTTCAAGCAGAAACATTCTACTAAGAAACTTTCTTTGGGGGTGCCTTTATGGCCGAAACGACCAAAATGCCGTTGCGTTCGCGTATTACAACCGATGGGATCGACCGCAGCCCGCACCGCGCGTTCATGCATGCGATGGGGCTGGATGATGCTGCCATCGCCAAGCCGATGGTGGGCGTGGTCAGCCAGAAAGGGGAAACGACCCCTTGTAACATGACCCACTACGCGCAGGTCGAATACGCCAAGGACGGGATCAGCATGGCGGGCGGGACACCGCGCGAATTCACCACCATTTCGGTGTCTGACGGGGTCGGAATGAACCACGAAGGCATGAAGTTCAGCCTTGTCAGTCGCGAGATCATCGCCGACAGCATCGAAGCGGTGATCCACGGCCACGCCTATGACGGAATCGTTGGGTATGGCGGCTGTGACAAAACATTGCCCGGTGTGATCATGGGCATGGTGCGCTGTAACGTGCCGTCGGTTTTTGTTTATGGCGGTTCTGCCTTGCCGGGTCGCTTTCAGGGACGTGACGTCAGCGTTCTGGACACTTACGAGGCCGTCGGCGCCGTGCAAGCGGGCACCATGAGCCATGACGAACTGACCCAGCTGGAAGAAGCCTGCAAGCCGACCATTGGGGCCTGCGCGGGTCAGTTTACCGCAAACACGATGGCGATGGTGTCAGAGGCTTTGGGGCTGACGGTGCCCAATTCTTCCATGATCCCCGGGGTATATTCAGAACGCAAAGGGGTGGGGCAGCGCGCCGGCGCATTGGTGATGGATTTGATCGAAAACGGTGGTCCCTTGCCGCGCGATATCGTGACCCGCAAGGCGTTGGAAAACGCCTGTGCCATTGTCGCCGCGACAGGTGGCTCGACAAATACAGCGCTGCATATTCCGGCCATCGCCCATGAGGCGGGTATCAAGTTCACCGCGGATGACGTCGCCGAGGTGCTTCAGCGCACCCCGTTCATCGGCAATCTGCGCCCCGGTGGCAAATACCACGCCAAAGATGTTTACGAAATCGGTGGCGCGCATGTCGTGATCAAGGAGTTGATCGCCAACGGCTTTATGCATGGTGACACGTTGACGGTGACAGGACGCACGCTGGCCGAAGAAGTGGCTGATGCCCCCGCGCCGGATGGCGAAATCATCCGGCCGGTGTCCGATGCGATCATGGCGTCGGGCGGTGTTGTGGTGTTGAAGGGCAACCTTTGCCCCGACGGCGCTTTGTTAAAGGTGGCGGGGCTACAATCCCTGACCTTCACCGGCACAGCGCGGGTTTTCGAAAGCGAGGATGACGCCGTCGAGGCGGTACATACACGTGATTACAAGGAAGGCGAGGTTCTGATTGTGCGCAACGAAGGCCCGGTCGGCGGCCCGGGCATGCGCGAAATGTTGGGACTTACGGCGTTGATCTACGGGCAGGGCATGGGCGAAAAAGTGGCCCTGCTGACGGATGGCCGCTTTTCCGGTGCGACGCGGGGCATGTGCATCGGCCACGCGGCTCCCGAGGCCGCGACCGGCGGGCCGATGGGATTGGTGCAAAACGGCGATGTGATCACGATCGACGGCAAGGCGGCGACCATTACACTGGACGTCCCGGATGAAGAACTGGCCAAGCGCCGCACAAACTGGACCGCGCCCGAAACGCGCCACCGGGCCGGGTTGTTGTCGAAATACGCAGCAACCGTGGGGCAGGCGCATGAGGGCGCAGTCACCCATGCCGGCAACGCGCAATGGCCCGAACCCCGCACAAGAGGAACAGATAAATGACCGATACCCCAACGCTAGGCTACATCGGTACCGGCCTGATGGGTGCGCCCATGTCGGCACGCCTGTTGGATGCAGGTTTTGCTCTGACTGTGTGGAACCGCACGGCGGCCAAGGCAGAGCCGCTGGTCGAAAAGGGGGCTGCCCTTGGCGACAATCCGTCTGATGTGGCGGCAAAATCCGACATTGTGTTCATGTGCCTGACCGACACCAAAGCCGTGCAAGAAGCCGTGTTTGGTGAAAACGGGGTGGCACAGGGTGCGCGCAAGGGGGCGGTGCTGGTCGATTTCTCGTCGATCCAGCCCGAAGCGACGCGCGAAATGTCTGCGCGGCTACTCGCCGAAACCGGCATGGCGTGGATCGACGCGCCGGTGTCCGGTGGCGTGCCCGGTGCCGAAGCGGGCACGCTTGCCATCATGGCGGGCGGTGATGCTGCGGCCTTTGCAAAAGTCGAAACCGTGGTTTTGAAAATGGCAGCAAAGTTCACGCTTATGGGGGCGTCTGGTGCGGGGCAGACAACGAAGCTGTGCAATCAGGTGATCGTCGGCTGCACGATGGCGGTGCTGGCGGAAGCGGCGCGTCTTGCCACCAATGCGGGCGTTGACGCCACAAGGTTGCCCGAAGCGCTGGAGGGCGGGTTTGCGGACAGCAAGCCCTTGCAAATCTTCCTGCCCCGTATGGTCAACGCGCAGCACGAACCGCCATTGGGCCACGTTTATACCATGTTGAAGGATCTGGATTCTGTCACCGATCTTGCGCGGTCCTGCACCTCAGCGGTGCCCTTTACCGCCATGGCAGCAGAGCAGTTCAGGCTGTTGAGCGCACGCGGCGGAAACGAGGCGGATGCTTTGGAGATTTTCAAGTTGAGTGGTGCCAGTGCGCTTTAAGCGTCACCGCGCCGAGCAGGATAACGAACAGGCTGTTTTACCGATGAACCAGAGGGAGATAACGAAATGAAGATATTTACGACGTTGGCCATGGCTGCCGCACTTGGGGCCACAGCATTTTCGGCTGCTGCACAAGAGGTAAAGACGCTGAGAGTGGGATCTTGGTTGCCCCCACATCATCTGATTGTATCCGGTATTCTCGAACCTTGGGCCGCTGCGATTGAAAACGAGACCGGTAGCTCGCTGAAATTCGAAATCATGACTTCTTCACTGGGGCCGCCCCCTGCGCAATTCGATCTGTTGTTGGATCAGGCTTTCGACGTTGGGTACGGCGTTTCGGGTCACAATGCGGGGCGTTTCACTATGACGCAGGTGATGGATTTGCCCTTTATGTCGCCCGATCCATGGGCCGGTTCTGCCGCATCATGGCTGACCTATCAAAAGTTCGGGGCAGAGTATGGCGAACATGATGGCGCGCATGTTGTCGGCTTGTTTACCCACTCCAACCCCAACATCAACATGGCCAAAGGGCGCATCGAAACGCTTGCCGATCTTGAGGGCAAGACGATCCGCGTTGGCGGCAACGTTACCGGTCGGATGATGTCGGAACTGGGCGCATCGCCGGTGCAACTGCCCCCGACAGAGGCGCAAACAGCCATGTCGCGCGGCGTGGCTGACGGGATTACCTTTCCGTCGGAATCCATCGACTTTTTCGGCATTACGCCGGTGATTTCCTCGATCACGCGCATTCCAGGTGGTCTCTATACCGATACCTTCTGGGTCGCGTTCAATCAGGACAGCTGGGACGGGCTGTCGGACGGCGAACGCGCCGCGGTCGAGAAACATTCCGGTATGGCCATCGCGATGCTTTCCGGTTTCGCCTGGACCAATGGCGACACATATGGCGAGGAAAAGCTGAACGCGCAGGGCGTCGAGTTCATCACCTTGCCGGAAGCGGACGTGGCCGCAGCGCGTGAAAAGCTGAAACCGCTTGAAACCGAGTGGTTGGCGCAAGCCGGCGATCGGGGATACGATGGCGAGGCAATCCTGCAATACGCCCGCGACATGGTCGAAAACTACCGCGCCGATAAATCGGTGAACGTGGTCAAGTAACTGCGGCGGCGGCACCGGTTGACGGTGCCGCCATTCCCCTTGATATGCGTCAAAACGCCAGCGAGGCCCCCATGACATCCGCTATTTCCATTCTCGACAGGATTTCCCTGCTGCTGGCATGGCTGTCCGGCCTGATCGCGTTTTTCGTGATGGCCGTCACCTTTACCGGTGTCGTCATGCGATACGGGTTGCGCAAACCGCTGATGGGCGGGTTTGAAATGATCGAGATCGGCATGGGGCTGATTGTCTTTACGGCCTTGCCGCTGATGATCCGCCATCGTGGCAATATCTCTGTGACGATCCTTACCGATAGGTTTCCGGTGAAACTGCGCCAGATTACCGGTTTGATGTCTGATCTTGTGGGCGGTACCCTGATGGGGTTCATCGCATGGCGGGTGTGGCTTCAGGGTGAACGCCTGCTGACCTATAACGAGGTGACGATGGAATTGCGTGTGCCCAAAGGGCTGATCGCGCAAAGCATGGCCGTGTTGCTGGTATTTGCCGCGCTGGCGTTCTTTTTATGTGCGCTTGAAGCCTTCAGGCGCGATCCGGCGGATAAGACCACAGCGGCAGGGGACATCTGATGGGCGTTTGGGAAATCTCTGCCATCGCTTTTGGCGGTGTCTTTGTCATGATGATGGGCGGCATGCCGATTGCGATCGCGATGTTGTTGGTTGGCCTGTCCGGCATCTGGATCAACATATCCGAGCGCAAGGCGATGGGCATGATCGGCCAACTGCCAATCAATGCCACGATGTCATATGAACTGTCTGTGCTGCCGATGTTTATCCTGATGGGCGTCTTCGTGACGCGCGCGCGTATGTCCGAAGACCTGTACCGGCTGTGTCATGGTTTCGTGGGCCATATGCGCGGTGGGCTCGCGGCGGCGACGATCCTTGCGTGCGGCGGTTTTTCGGCGCTCAGCGGGTCATCACTGGCCACGGCGGCAACGATGGCAAAGGTCGCCGTGCCCGAAATGCGCCGCTATGGCTATGCCGACGGTTTTGCCGCCTCTGCGGTTGCGGCGGGTGGTACCTTGGGTATCCTCATCCCGCCTTCCGTTATTCTGGTGCTCTATGGCATTGCCACGGGCACTGACATTGGTTCGCTGTTCATCGCCGGCATTTTGCCGGGCGGTTTGGCAATCCTTCTTTATCTGGTTGCCATCCGCATCACCGCCCAGATCGACCCAAGCTGCGCGCCCGCTGCACCGCGTGCGGACTGGCATGAACGGGCGCGGTATCTGCGCAGTGTTGGGCCCATCCTGCTGTTGTTCATCGGCATCATCGGCGGGCTTTATAAAGGCGTGTTCACCCCCACCGAAGCGGGGGGTGTCGGGGCCACCGGCGCATTGGCCTTTGCGCTGTGGCGGCGCGCCTTGTCGTGGGAAGGGCTGGTAGGATCATTGGTTGAAACGGTCCTGACAACGGCCAGCCTGTTTCTGGTCTTGATCGGGGCTTTGGTCTTTTCCAACTTCATGAACCTGATCGGCCTTCCCTCAGCTTTGTCCGAGCTGATCCTTGCGCAGGGGCTTGGGCCAACAGCCGTGATCCTGATGATCCTCGTGATCTATCTGTTTCTCGGCATGTTTATGGAAAGCCTGTCGATGATCCTGCTGACCGTTCCGATTTTCTTTCCCATTGTGACGCAGCTCGGGTTTGACCCGGTCTGGTTTGGCATCTTTGCCGTTATGGTGACGGAACTTTCCCTGATTACCCCGCCTGTCGGATTGAACCTGTTCGTGATCAAATCAGTAATCAAGGATCTGTCAGTGGGGGACATGTATCGTGGTATTTTACCTTTCGTTCTTGCCGATATCGTCCGGATCGTTATCATCATAGCCTTCCCTTGGATCGTCATGGTCCTGCCATTGATGGCGCGCTGATAATGGCTGATGAAAACCTTCCCGACCCCAAGGACGAAACACCCGGCACTGCTTTGTCTTTCGAAACCGCCCAAGCGCCGGACAGTGCGACACTGGATCACGGCATCCTGCACGAATTTATCGGCATGTACCTGCGGCGCGCCTATGAGGTGGCCTATGAGGATTTCCGCGCGCGGTTGGGGGGGGATGCCCTGCATCCGGGGTATTTCACGATCCTGACCCTGATTGTGCGCAATCCGCGCATCAGTCAGACCCAGATCGGTGCCGCCTCTGCGCGGGACAAATCCAGCGTCACCAAAGCGTTGCGCTGGATGGAGGACGAAGGGTTCATCACGCGGCTACGTTCGGACGCGGACCGGCGTATTTATCTCAGCACCGCAACCCAAGCCGGGATCGAGCTGCAAGCGCAGATGGAAGCCAAAGCGGTCGGCCACTTGCAAGCGCTCTATGATGCCATCGGCGACGACCGATACACGGCCTTTGTCGATACGATGAAGGACCTGATCAGCAGTCTGGAAACACAGGCCGCAAACCGGGAAGAGTAAGCACGGCGACCGTCGCGCTGAAGGGGCGGCACGGCGGCCTCTTAGGCGGCGTTCTGGTGTTCATGGACCAGCGGATCCTGTTTTTCTGGCAGGGGCGCATCCATCGCCCTTGGGCACGTAAACCAGAACACGGTTTCGTCATTCTCACCGCTTTCAAATCCGATGGTGCCGCCCATCGCTTCGACCAGATGCCGCGATATGTTCAGCCCCAGACCCGTGCCACCACGTTCGCGGGTGTTGGAGTTGTCGGCCTGCGAAAACGGCTGGAAGATCTTGTCGCGGAAATCTTCGGGGATGCTCGGCCCGACATTACGCACAGAAATCTTTGTGCAATCGGACATGTGTTCCGCGCTAAGACAGACTGTCGTGCCGCTATAGGCGAACTTGCAGGCGTTGGACAAAAGGTTGGTTAAAACCTGCATAACGCGCTTTTTGTCGGTGCGGATGCATTGCGCGAAAGCGGGGGCGTTCACTTCGACATTCACATTCCATTGCGACGCATAGGTTTCCAACTGTTCGGTGGCGAGACGTAAAATATCGGCAACATCTTCGGGTTGGGTGTCATGGCGCATGTTGCCGGTGTTGATTTTTTCCATGTCCAGAATGTCGTTTACAAGGCTCAGAAGGCGGTCACAGTTCTTGATCCCGATTTCGATCAACCGCGCAGAGCCGTCGGGCTCCTTACCTTGTTGTTGGGCTTGCATCAGGGCCAGCGCCCCGTTGACTGATGTCAGCGGCGTGCGCAATTCATGGCTGACTGTCGCGACGAAATCACGTTTCATTTGCTCAAGCTTGTAGCTTTCGGTGATGTCCGTCTGGATACCGAGCATACGTAAGGCTGTGCCGTCTTTGGCGCGTTCGGCAATCACCGCTTCGGATTTGATCCAGCGCCATTCGCCGTTTTCCCCCCGGATGCGGAAGCGGGCTTCGGCGCGGTCGGACAGGCCGGCGATGCAGGTGGCTTCCGCTTTTTGCAGCACCGCAAGATCATCCGGGTGCATGCGGCTGAATTGTTCCACATAAGGGTTCCGGCGCGCGGGTTCCGCGGCAATGTGCAGGCTTTTGCACCACGTTTCGGAAACAACCGACGTGTTTTGCTTAAGGTTTACATCGAATACGCCGATTTCCGCCCCGATCAGGGCAAGGTTCAGACGTTGTTCGGTTTCAGCAACTTCCTGCGCAAGCCTTTCGTTGGCAGTAATGTCGCGCAACAGCAGCGTGATCCGTGTTTCGCCATCTGCCGTTTGCCATGTCTTTTTCTCAACCTCGAGGATCAGCGGGCCAGCATTGGCATGCGGGGCAGGGACGGTAAGTTTTGTCCAGCCATCCGCAGATGTGATGTCAAACCCCGGTAAAAGCTCGGCAAGATTTGTTCCATTCCAATCGGCGTCCGGCGCAGTCAAGGACAGAAATTTTCTGGAAGCCTCGTTGGCATGAATGATCCGCCCCGATTGCGTGACCGATACGATTGCCAGCATCGCGTTACCAAGGATGGCACGTTTCTCCATGGTGCGCGTTGCAATCTCGCGCGATTTACGTCGTACCAGTTCTGAAACGGTACGATTTCGTTTAATCAGGATGCTGGAGTTTACCCCGACCAATGCTGTGACCAGGAACCCCAGACCCAAGACAAACCACCTTGCGCGGAAGGGTTGCTCGGCTTCGAACTCCGGTCTGCTGTCCCACCGTAATGAAATGGATTTGCCGAACCGGTGGGCGGACCGAAGAACGCTGTACTCCGGCGAAGTGGCACCGGGCGCGCTTTGTTGATCCGCTTCCAGTACTTCGGTTTCATTGCCGTCGAAGACAATGCTTAAGTCCAGCAGTTTTCCCTGCGAAACTGTAAGGTCTTGGAAAACCTGCGGGACATTGACCACCACAAAAGCGAACCCAAGGAATTCGCCCTGTTGCGCATCGGTTCGTGTCGGGTTCTGTGAGGGTTTGAAAACAGGTTTAAGCAAAAACGCCTGAGGATGCGCAGCACTGGAGAAAGCGGGCGGCAGCACGCCGGTTGACTGCGTTTCACGCGTTTCAAAGGCCGTTTTTGCCGCAGCCAGAATTTGCGGGTTGCTGCCAAAGTCTGCATCTAAGAACCGCATGTTGGGCGCGCTTGGCTCCATCACGCGAATGGAAAGATGATCGCTGGTCGGGTCGCTCTCGGTAACGGTGATCGTGGCGTTATGGTCGTCGATGGTCCAACCGCTATTTTTGGCGGTGCCG is part of the Sulfitobacter geojensis genome and harbors:
- the ilvD gene encoding dihydroxy-acid dehydratase, producing the protein MAETTKMPLRSRITTDGIDRSPHRAFMHAMGLDDAAIAKPMVGVVSQKGETTPCNMTHYAQVEYAKDGISMAGGTPREFTTISVSDGVGMNHEGMKFSLVSREIIADSIEAVIHGHAYDGIVGYGGCDKTLPGVIMGMVRCNVPSVFVYGGSALPGRFQGRDVSVLDTYEAVGAVQAGTMSHDELTQLEEACKPTIGACAGQFTANTMAMVSEALGLTVPNSSMIPGVYSERKGVGQRAGALVMDLIENGGPLPRDIVTRKALENACAIVAATGGSTNTALHIPAIAHEAGIKFTADDVAEVLQRTPFIGNLRPGGKYHAKDVYEIGGAHVVIKELIANGFMHGDTLTVTGRTLAEEVADAPAPDGEIIRPVSDAIMASGGVVVLKGNLCPDGALLKVAGLQSLTFTGTARVFESEDDAVEAVHTRDYKEGEVLIVRNEGPVGGPGMREMLGLTALIYGQGMGEKVALLTDGRFSGATRGMCIGHAAPEAATGGPMGLVQNGDVITIDGKAATITLDVPDEELAKRRTNWTAPETRHRAGLLSKYAATVGQAHEGAVTHAGNAQWPEPRTRGTDK
- a CDS encoding FAD/NAD(P)-binding protein, which produces MPSPSIPQCRLAVIGFGPRGLGALEALLIEAQRKNADVTIDIFDPFEWPAAGPNFDPDQSPHCILNIPIRALDIDPPGILSDRIKPFDEWSSTSYQPEDYPPRSDLGAYLNARFKALCEAGKGKFTITTTDTLITGAAQSATGWWLQAGDKRHGPYDEVLLTQGQPQTEPDPQLARWTDFATAQGVALTSAYPANRLIERAADWAGQTVAIRGLGLSTLDVLRMLTWGLGGRFENGSYIASGKEPHRILPFSLDGFPPAAKPATAKVDAQYDPTPEETRAFTTALKDTLDLEPRDALARLCQALIAPATRILGSLDSSATQRDVEDWLEVECDTPGAQETSVALDALRSSVEMAQARVPPSIGYAIGQLWRKWQNELRRGVNAVRHKTPTAAALVGFDEGLKRYSYGPPVSAAQELLILIDMGMVSLCTVADPAVLLTSKGWHLIEGDDGMLASVMVDAVLPSPDLAQVSDPLVRGCVEAGMIHPIAEGLGAHTLPEGQLLDRDHAPQGGFSMLGRLALGSVIAADSLHDCFGASTNRWAAGVADRCFRSAPRSQ
- a CDS encoding 2-keto-4-pentenoate hydratase — encoded protein: MTNAAEVAKRIVQDLKTGAPFNGYGTTPARSVEQAYEIQDIVTSGLLYAGNLGAVGGWKIAANSAALMERFKLDEPATGRVFSAQRHSDTASLRADDYIEFAFEPEIAALIKTTLDPADAPFSAEVVASAIDGFVAGIELLDMRKTDMPNTHIPDAIAQNISNVGAVCGTDGVAPDQLDASTVHTVVTIDGEVRHDVTGGAPQDPLAAVTWIANHLAARGLTLAAGQVVLCGTHSPILFKQGAGEIVVEMSGLGKVTVNLTA
- a CDS encoding NAD(P)-dependent oxidoreductase is translated as MTDTPTLGYIGTGLMGAPMSARLLDAGFALTVWNRTAAKAEPLVEKGAALGDNPSDVAAKSDIVFMCLTDTKAVQEAVFGENGVAQGARKGAVLVDFSSIQPEATREMSARLLAETGMAWIDAPVSGGVPGAEAGTLAIMAGGDAAAFAKVETVVLKMAAKFTLMGASGAGQTTKLCNQVIVGCTMAVLAEAARLATNAGVDATRLPEALEGGFADSKPLQIFLPRMVNAQHEPPLGHVYTMLKDLDSVTDLARSCTSAVPFTAMAAEQFRLLSARGGNEADALEIFKLSGASAL
- a CDS encoding PAS domain-containing protein, with translation MEILKSKPRWDLKNDRAIAQAVRHARIPLCISDPNVADNPIVFANDAFMALTGYSKDEVIGKNCRFLQGTGTTAESVNAVRRAIDAQQVETVEIVNYRKDGSSFLNALQIGPIMDDDGKVMYFFGSQLDVSEKREAEKRARALADAELIHRLRNIVNVMAVVIEMTAREEDDTRTLSGVVVERLRALSDAHLQTVGQLDEMANVEMAELGTTILAAYAPKGKAQFSLEGEQVVLPSQLLSCIALGLHELATNSIKHGALGVATGTVQLTWDVALDDEDQMLRLTWQENDGPPVVEPERQSGSRIINDLIEAVGGALTLEWNAAGLIARAHFPL
- a CDS encoding hydroxypyruvate isomerase family protein, with translation MHLIANLSMMFQEVPMPQRVQAARDAGFAGVEIQFPETGALEEIKAASLRCDMPVTLINVPRGTGDAVGLACLPDQEDAYHAAVAICRANARALGVQKINVLSGRPAKGTPHADSLATLERNLIYTAEVMADIDVQVMLEPVNRVDVPGFFVSGLDEGLAVLHAVDHPNLALQFDLYHMALTEPDLPAAIRRAGARIGHVQFADTRGRHEPGTGTINFAAAFEALRDTGYDGAVSAEYIPLKTTAEGLGWIKDFKRMLT